Part of the Benincasa hispida cultivar B227 chromosome 12, ASM972705v1, whole genome shotgun sequence genome is shown below.
AATTTATTCGCTTCATAAAAATGCAATGTTTCTGTTATTACTTTTATGCAATGACCACATGAGAATCAGTTCACATTGTAAGAATAGAGCTCTAATTGCAGCAATATCTACTTTGGAAATGAATTGTCAACAACGTAACAAGAGTTAAAACTGTGAAGGGTCATGAATTCTGAACCATACCAGAAGAGTGACTTAAAAATGTCTTCCAAAGGTGTGGCAGTCCTCGGTAAAAAGTCATCCTGGTTCAGTATAATAATCACTGTTACATTCCGAAATGTAAGTATAAATTCCACCATATTCAGCACACTTCAAGAAATGATAATCAAGAATCTTTTAAGATAGTCAAGACTTTGTAGTTTGTACCATACAACAAAAAGGAGAGTTCATCTCTTTTACTGAATACATAATATCAATTTATCATGAAAGTGATTGCTAAAGAAAGCAAAAGAACTTTAGAAAACACCAGAAGATTAATTTAAAGAATGAGGAATTGTTATATAAGAGATTCACAAACAAATCATAGGAGTTACTTAAGACCTCAGAATGCATAGATCCACGTTATCATTTTATAAATAGACATCATGGAAGAACATATGGTTTACCTGAAGGACAACAGAGTTGATGACATCTGCATATCTAACTGCCAAATTTAGGGACATGCACCTGGCAGGAGCAATGGCATAACACCTTATCCGTTTCCGATcaatattttccaattttttgtgATTCTGTACTACTACTAAAGTTAGCATGGCTGCGACTCCGGAGCCAAGAGAATGCCCAGCAAATGTCAAGGTGTAATCTGGATACTTCTTCACCAAATCCTTTAAAGTTTCATTCTCATTGTCCAAAACCCAACCAGCTGCCTTCAGAAGCCCATTGTGAACATATCCAccatcaaatttcttctttcccAGCCTGTTGTCCAATAAAACTGCATAATCACTCTCCTTTGCCATATTAAGTCCCCTGATGGCAAGAACAATATCGGCATGATTGTGATCAAGATATAAAATATATGGAGGAGCTCGTCCTCGTGTATCTTTGTATGTCTTCTTCATGAGTAACCAATCTGGATTGATTCCATACCCACCAACCGGTTCCCAAAGGGGTTTTCGAATATCATCTTCATACACGGATAGGATATATCGACAAATTCGGGGAATAGGCTCGAACTCATCAGGAGTAGCAAACCCCCAAGTTTCACTGTCATGACCAGCTGTGTGGAGACATCGTTTCCAGACCCATCGAGCACATCCGAGACAGCATACACACTCAAGGATAGGCACACCACATAAGATAGACATTGATGCCTATGATCTAAGCTTGAAGGAACACTATATCATACAGATTTTCCTAGTAAATGCACAAGTTATGAAGAAACATATTATCAAAAAAGGAATCAATTGATACTAGGAAACTACAAACTCTATTGATACAAGTCTTGGAGTTGATAATATGTAAAGTAGATGATGATGGTGCTCAGAAGATCAACAAAGGATTTTGACTGATCATTGAACTAGAAATCATACTTCCCAAGAAAAACCAATCTCAATGATGACAATAAACTGTTGAACTTCTCTACAAAGAATCAAATAATAAAAGTTGGACACCAAAACTTGAATGAGAGAATTCAATCAACAACCAATACATCTAAACCTTCCAGTAGCTTCCAATCACTGAAGAGCATAAAGGTAAACTAATTTACAAATGAacaagataagaaaaaaaaaaaacaactggGTTTCAAATTTGGATCATCAAAAGCAAAGAACGGAAGCAAATTTCCCACTTCCGGTCAGAATTTGAGAATCAGAATCATACAAAGAATATTCTTAAAGCGGAAAAATGGGGTTTCAAAGATTGATACAAAGAGGGGATTTCTTAAAATTAACAATGGAGACGGAGAAACCGAGTCAATGCTGTGAGGTTAGCTGTAAGGTTTGTCGAGAACCGTACGTTAAAAACCCAAATACGAAATGCATATAAAGCTAAAGATAGAAAAGGAGGGATTGTACCTGGAAGTCAACGACTGTATTTGGAATTGGGGTTACGAATTTGGGAGAATGTGTGAAATTTGGGGGAAAATTGGATCTGGAGAAGAACATGGTGGATTGGATTGTTGAGATGGAGAGaaattttttgaagaaaattggCAATTTTGGCTAGTGTGTGAATGAACTTGGAGAGTGAATTTTGGCTATCTCAAATTTCCGCGTGACCTATCCACAACACCacgtttttctctaaaatcgtTTATGACCGTTAACCCTTTTTATGTTCCCTCCTATCTCCCACCTACCTCCTTTATTTGgttatcattattattagtTTCGATCCATG
Proteins encoded:
- the LOC120068369 gene encoding uncharacterized protein LOC120068369, whose amino-acid sequence is MSILCGVPILECVCCLGCARWVWKRCLHTAGHDSETWGFATPDEFEPIPRICRYILSVYEDDIRKPLWEPVGGYGINPDWLLMKKTYKDTRGRAPPYILYLDHNHADIVLAIRGLNMAKESDYAVLLDNRLGKKKFDGGYVHNGLLKAAGWVLDNENETLKDLVKKYPDYTLTFAGHSLGSGVAAMLTLVVVQNHKKLENIDRKRIRCYAIAPARCMSLNLAVRYADVINSVVLQDDFLPRTATPLEDIFKSLFCLPCLLCLRCVRDTCISEDKMLKDPRRLYAPGRLYHIVERKPFRCGRFPPVVKTAVPVDGRFEHIVLSCNATSDHAIIWIEKEAKRALELMRKADKVMEIPPQQKMERQKTLAREHSEEYKAALQRAVTLAVPHAYAFSPYGTFSQTEEGEEKESPASSGGSLRRKKETWDELIERLYDKDDSRHTVLKKSHSSI